The Theileria equi strain WA chromosome 2 map unlocalized gcontig_1105316255037, whole genome shotgun sequence genomic sequence GGCACTGCATTTGGTATTTGGAATCCGTCCGTATCGAGAGAGCTGCGTCCAGCTACCAGTGGTGTGGATGCCTTTTGCAAAAGAGGAGTTGAAGGCATTGCCTCAACGTCCGCAATCGTTCCCCAAGTAAAGAGAGGCGTGTTTCCCTGGCCTGCTACGATTTTTGGTGTATGGACGTATCCGTAGTTTGTACTGTGCTGTATGGTTGCCAAATCTCTGTGTTTTGCTACACCTTCCATAACGAccaaatttgcaatttcctcatcctcCGCCAGTTTCTTGAGTTCGTTCCTCTTTTCAATCTGCAAATCTTCAAGCTCCTTCATTCTTTCATCCACATTTAGGCTGGTGTTTTTGGATAGAATTCTGACAGCAGATGGAGCAGAAGGAATGTTGCCATCTGGGTAAAACATTAGTGAATTTCTGGCAACTGCCTTATTTGATGCTGTAGATTTTGAGCGCATTCCAAGCTCAGTGTCTCTTTGAACGTCTGCAAGTGCGAGGTTATGTTTGTATTCGCTATCCTCGATCCACTTTGTCTTTTGTATACTCTTTTCAATGTCGACTTTGGTCAGTCGTTCAAAGCTGCGATTATCCTCCGAAGTAAAAATGCGATGAAATTCGTTTAATTTGAGGCCATTTTTGCCTAAATTTACAACTACTCGTTCTCCGTCCTTGTTCAAAGTTTTTAGTTCAACCTCCGTCTCGTCTAGTTCACCTTGTTCCACCCTTTGGAGACGTTCACTCAAGACTTGCGCCATGTGTGTATTTCCGGCAGCTCTAGCTTCTGCTATTGCATTAATGTAACGAAGCTTTGTAAGATCCGGGAAGTAGTCACGCTCTATTATATTCTCCAGACAACTTACATAGTCTTCCTCAGACAATTCCTTGATCCGTTCATTCGCCTTTAGACGTTTAAGGGTCGAACTGTATGGTGTATTTGGGTTTTTTACGGCTACTGAGCTCCTTTTCCTTAGAGCCAGAGCGTCCTTGTGACGTTTACTCTTACTGTGAGCGGTAAACTCCATCCTACCGTCTCTTCTACTCCCTTCTCTTTCTGTTTTCACGGCATTGCTGCTTTCCATATCGGTATTTTCCTGAATGTCCTGCTCTTCTCTATTCGTTTCTCCCTCGTCATCTGTCGTGTAATCGTCCACTTTTGAGATTTTGGTACTTGAAGCTCCGCTGTCCCCCTCAGCCGACTCTGTGGATGTGCATCGCGGCTCTTTATCTACATTTTGAGCATCGGGATCTTCCATTGTTGTTTCTAGAGTGCCTTCTGTCATCTTTTCCCCGTTATCTCCAGTAATTCGAGCTATAATTACTCCCCTGACTATATCAGGGCACAAACGTCCACGATATCGCTCACATGGACACTTTGCaacattaaaatattaaatcCTGAAaattttgagaaaatacaaactgAGGAGAACAAAAGGGAGGAAAGGAGTTGGGCTCAGAGTCCACCGGCAGTTTAGTCTCTaaaaatcgcaatttttcaaattctgGCAAAGTACCGGAAACTAATGGAATTCTGTAGGTAAAGATGCAGAGGGACGGAGGAAGTGGCGACATTTTCCTGGAGAATCACTACGCAAAGCTCTTCCAGGGCCGCTGGGCGAGTTTGTACGAATCCCTCAAGAAACCGGTGAATACAATCGCACTGATCCCGCCATTCTATAGCGATGTGCCGGACCAGCAGGAAGCTGTCGAGGTGGGAGGTATCGTAGAGCAGATGGAAGGGACAGGGGCTCTCAACGAGGACCCGTCGCTGGCGTTTCTGCCAACTGTGCTACCCTGGTGCTACAGGGTGGCTGACGGGACCGCTCACAACGTCCCAAATCTGCTCG encodes the following:
- a CDS encoding conserved hypothetical protein (encoded by transcript BEWA_038960A) translates to MTEGTLETTMEDPDAQNVDKEPRCTSTESAEGDSGASSTKISKVDDYTTDDEGETNREEQDIQENTDMESSNAVKTEREGSRRDGRMEFTAHSKSKRHKDALALRKRSSVAVKNPNTPYSSTLKRLKANERIKELSEEDYVSCLENIIERDYFPDLTKLRYINAIAEARAAGNTHMAQVLSERLQRVEQGELDETEVELKTLNKDGERVVVNLGKNGLKLNEFHRIFTSEDNRSFERLTKVDIEKSIQKTKWIEDSEYKHNLALADVQRDTELGMRSKSTASNKAVARNSLMFYPDGNIPSAPSAVRILSKNTSLNVDERMKELEDLQIEKRNELKKLAEDEEIANLVVMEGVAKHRDLATIQHSTNYGYVHTPKIVAGQGNTPLFTWGTIADVEAMPSTPLLQKASTPLVAGRSSLDTDGFQIPNAVPREILADKLYKKLSRKPSKYAKTPVTSSGNPNTPLIVQKLIAKHTKNVDMQLRDSYSGHKHRSRSSSVASSIASSHRRV
- a CDS encoding conserved hypothetical protein (encoded by transcript BEWA_038970A), whose protein sequence is MQRDGGSGDIFLENHYAKLFQGRWASLYESLKKPVNTIALIPPFYSDVPDQQEAVEVGGIVEQMEGTGALNEDPSLAFLPTVLPWCYRVADGTAHNVPNLLVNKTIFDANGYISRLNDNVYYLGMKMFDQRV